The following coding sequences lie in one Miscanthus floridulus cultivar M001 chromosome 9, ASM1932011v1, whole genome shotgun sequence genomic window:
- the LOC136482745 gene encoding bisdemethoxycurcumin synthase-like, which yields MYVHLLIVLPLSNCDRFTSSASRRPADIADETRHRQRAALLGIGTANPANCVRQDEYADWYFNVTGSEHLTHLKTKMKRMCDKSGIHRRYFHHSESTIREHPILLGRGQPSLDARQDKLASAVPVLAAAAAEDAIAEWGRPATDITDLVVSTYSGAHMPGADLRLASLLGLRPSVRRTVLYLQGCTAGGAVLRVAKDIAENNPGARVLVACAELTLVMFRAPDDACPGTLVMQSMFADGASAAVVGARAEEPVELPIYEMVSASQFSIPETSDGRAAGVLNEAGLVFQPSRGIPALVRQNIERCMADALRPLGLGDGGGGGWNDLFWAVQPSGRAILDAVEAGLVLEEDKLAASRRVLREYGYMSGASMIFVLDELRRRSAGELGVMLAIGPGISVETMVLRVAGARESSSD from the exons ATGTATGTGCACCTGCTTATTGTTTTGCCCTTGAGTAACTGTGACAGATTTACATCCTCGGCGAGCCGCCGACCGGCTGACATCGCAGACGAAACCCGGCACCGGCAGCGGGCGGCCCTGCTCGGCATCGGCACGGCGAATCCGGCCAACTGCGTGCGCCAGGATGAGTACGCCGACTGGTACTTCAATGTCACTGGGAGCGAGCACCTCACACACCTCAAGACCAAGATGAAGAGAATGT GCGACAAGTCCGGCATCCACAGGCGCTACTTCCATCACAGCGAGAGTACGATCCGCGAGCATCCCATCCTGCTCGGCCGCGGGCAGCCGTCGCTGGACGCACGCCAGGACAAGCTGGCGTCCGCCGTGCCTGTactcgctgccgccgccgcggagGACGCCATCGCGGAGTGGGGCCGACCGGCGACCGACATCACCGACCTCGTGGTCAGCACCTACTCGGGCGCACACATGCCCGGCGCCGACCTCCGCCTGGCGTCCCTCCTCGGCCTCCGTCCCTCCGTGCGCCGCACCGTTCTCTACCTCCAGGGCTGCACCGCCGGCGGCGCAGTGCTGCGCGTTGCCAAGGACATCGCCGAGAACAACCCCGGCGCGCGCGTCCTCGTGGCCTGCGCCGAACTAACCCTCGTCATGTTCCGCGCGCCCGACGACGCGTGCCCGGGAACGCTCGTCATGCAGTCCATGTTCGCCGACGGCGCGAGCGCTGCGGTCGTGGGCGCCCGAGCAGAGGAACCCGTTGAGCTCCCGATTTACGAGATGGTCTCTGCCTCGCAGTTCTCGATACCAGAGACGTCCGACGGCCGCGCCGCCGGGGTACTGAACGAAGCCGGACTGGTCTTCCAGCCATCCAGAGGCATCCCGGCGCTGGTACGGCAGAACATCGAACGGTGCATGGCCGACGCGCTGCGGCCGCTTGGCCtcggtgacggcggcggcggcggatggaaCGACCTCTTCTGGGCGGTGCAGCCCAGCGGGCGCGCGATCCTGGACGCTGTCGAGGCCGGGCTCGTGCTAGAGGAGGACAAGCTAGCGGCCAGCCGCCGCGTGCTGAGAGAGTACGGGTACATGTCCGGCGCGTCGATGATCTTCGTGCTCGACGAGCTCAGGAGGAGGTCGGCGGGGGAGCTGGGTGTCATGCTGGCGATCGGGCCGGGGATCTCTGTGGAGACTATGGTGCTGCGCGTGGCCGGCGCGCGGGAGAGCAGCAGCGACTAG